One window from the genome of Candidatus Saccharimonadales bacterium encodes:
- the gyrB gene encoding DNA topoisomerase (ATP-hydrolyzing) subunit B translates to MAKQKTQQYDASQIQVLEGLEPVRKRPGMYIGSTGKEGLHHLIKELADNSVDEAIAGFATDVNVTLLSDGGVRVTDNGRGIPVDKVAKTGKSALETVLTVLHAGGKFGAGGYKVSSGLHGVGVSVVNALSTRLHAEVYRDGKIYGQDYERGVPLEEVKVIGTTDSDKTGTSVTFYPDADIFENTEFDYDWLLDYLRHQAYLTKGIRNTAINELTGDRYTFYFEGGIRSYVKHLNFGKDVLSDDIFYVERQVDDSGVEIALQYTDGYVETVKAFANNVFNPDGGSHLVGFRTALTRVINDYARKNGLLKEKEENLSGEDCREGVTAVILVKLPDPQFEGQTKNKLGNPEVRRYVESVMNEWFAYYLEENPATARKIIGKAILSARARKAARAARENVIRKGALESTSLPGKLADCSSKDPRDSELYIVEGNSAGGSAKNGRDSRTQAILPLRGKVLNVERARLDKMLSNNEIVSLIRALGVGIDEQFDVRNLRYDRIIIMTDADVDGSHISTLLMTLFFRYMRDLIDGGHLYLAKPPLYLIRPSAAKKLYAYSDGERDKIVSDLIEERKKRGTKVNDTDDRIKQAGIVQMQRYKGLGEMNAEQLWDTTMNPENRVLIQVNVEDAEKADAIFNKLMGTEVELRKTFIQSRAKFIDLAELDI, encoded by the coding sequence ATGGCTAAACAAAAAACGCAGCAATACGATGCGAGCCAGATCCAGGTCCTTGAGGGCTTGGAGCCTGTACGCAAAAGACCTGGCATGTACATCGGTAGCACCGGTAAGGAAGGGCTGCATCATCTAATCAAAGAACTAGCCGACAACTCTGTCGATGAAGCAATTGCTGGTTTTGCTACTGACGTCAACGTAACTCTTCTGAGCGATGGCGGTGTTCGTGTCACGGATAACGGTCGCGGTATACCAGTTGATAAGGTGGCTAAGACTGGCAAGAGTGCTCTGGAGACCGTTTTAACTGTCTTGCATGCTGGAGGTAAATTCGGTGCCGGGGGCTACAAAGTTTCTAGCGGTTTGCACGGTGTCGGTGTGAGCGTTGTGAACGCTCTCTCGACAAGACTGCACGCTGAAGTCTATCGTGACGGTAAGATTTACGGTCAAGATTACGAAAGGGGAGTACCTCTTGAAGAGGTAAAAGTCATCGGTACAACTGACAGCGATAAGACTGGTACTAGTGTGACTTTCTACCCAGACGCCGACATCTTCGAAAATACCGAGTTCGACTATGACTGGCTGCTTGACTATCTCCGACACCAGGCCTATCTCACCAAGGGCATCCGCAATACGGCCATCAATGAACTAACTGGTGATCGATATACGTTCTATTTTGAAGGAGGTATTCGATCTTACGTTAAGCACCTCAACTTCGGGAAAGACGTCCTGAGCGATGACATCTTCTATGTTGAACGTCAGGTTGATGACAGCGGGGTAGAAATTGCGCTCCAGTATACCGATGGCTATGTTGAGACCGTAAAGGCATTTGCCAACAACGTCTTTAACCCTGATGGGGGATCTCACCTTGTAGGCTTCAGAACTGCTCTTACCCGTGTTATTAACGACTATGCTCGTAAGAACGGACTCCTTAAAGAGAAAGAGGAGAACCTGAGCGGTGAAGACTGCCGCGAAGGTGTAACCGCTGTTATCCTTGTTAAACTTCCAGACCCTCAATTCGAGGGTCAGACCAAGAATAAGTTAGGTAACCCTGAGGTCAGACGCTACGTCGAATCAGTTATGAACGAGTGGTTTGCGTATTATCTGGAGGAAAATCCGGCAACTGCTCGGAAGATTATCGGCAAGGCCATTCTCTCGGCTCGTGCCCGAAAGGCTGCCCGTGCTGCCCGGGAGAACGTCATCAGGAAAGGGGCGCTCGAGAGTACTTCACTGCCTGGTAAGCTAGCCGACTGTTCGTCGAAAGACCCTCGTGACTCTGAGCTCTATATCGTTGAGGGTAACTCGGCCGGTGGCTCTGCCAAGAACGGTCGAGATAGTCGCACTCAGGCTATCCTGCCATTAAGAGGTAAGGTCTTAAATGTCGAGCGGGCTCGTCTCGACAAGATGCTCAGCAACAACGAGATAGTCAGTCTTATTAGGGCCCTCGGAGTGGGTATTGATGAACAGTTCGATGTACGCAACCTCCGCTATGATCGAATTATCATCATGACTGATGCCGATGTTGATGGCAGTCACATCTCAACCCTTCTTATGACCCTCTTCTTTAGATATATGAGGGATCTGATTGACGGTGGCCACTTATATCTTGCTAAACCGCCACTCTATTTGATCCGACCGAGTGCTGCTAAGAAGTTATATGCGTATAGTGATGGCGAGCGTGACAAGATTGTCAGCGATCTTATAGAAGAGCGCAAGAAGCGTGGTACAAAAGTCAACGATACAGATGACAGAATTAAACAAGCAGGTATCGTCCAGATGCAACGCTACAAGGGTCTTGGTGAGATGAATGCTGAACAACTCTGGGATACAACTATGAACCCCGAAAACCGAGTTCTCATTCAGGTTAATGTCGAAGACGCAGAGAAAGCGGACGCTATATTTAATAAACTAATGGGCACCGAGGTTGAACTTCGCAAGACTTTCATACAGAGTAGGGCGAAGTTCATTGATCTGGCGGAATTGGATATCTAG
- the gyrA gene encoding DNA gyrase subunit A: MADEPNINDEEMPLEGEVMDVSHSKTLELQTVEDVMEDSYLKYSMSVIVERALPDVRDGLKPVHRRILYSMERNGWRPGTKYVKSARITGDVMGKYHPHGDVAIYDAMARLAQDFSTRYMLVDGQGNFGTMDGDPPAAQRYTEARMAKVGESLLTDLDKETVPFRDNYDGSEQEPVVLPAKVPNLLLNGQIGIAVGMATNIPPHNLNEVADAVIELIDKPEATIEDLLKHIKGPDFPTGAIVYGGQSMQQAYATGKGSVVIRAVAEIEETNKGRHRIVVTEVPYAVNKANLVERIGELAREKKINGISDLRDETARGKVRIVIELKKDTYPKKILNQLFKLTALQTAFHYNMLALIDGIQPRVLGLEEILREYLKHRQIVVRRRTEYELRKAKERAHILEGLKIALDHIDEVISTIRSSQTTEEAHDNLMKKFKLSDLQAEAILQMQLRRLAGLERKKIEDELEELRKLIAKLESILADEKKVLAVVRKELEEVKEQYGDERRTKVISQELDKFTDEELIPDEQVAVVLTSGNYIKRTLLTEYRQQHRGGKGKRGITTKEEDVIDQLILATTHDWLLFFTNKGRVFRLKAYEVPPASLTAKGIAVVNLLQLQPDETVSSIVRVPNGTSQSEGYLLMATTHGVVKKTSLSDYNNIRTTGLIAIKLDDKDELKWSHLSTGNDEIIISTAFGQAIRFSEKDIRPMGRAARGVRGIRLRPNDRVVGMDIVDEKRKVLVLSVHGYGKLTKVVHFPTHKRGGIGIKAAVVNSKTGELVTVRSLPPESTEVIIISSQGQTIRLALKDVSLLGRATQGVRLMRLDDKDAVASFGILSANDVGTDDELELDKKSEKE, translated from the coding sequence ATGGCAGACGAACCAAACATCAATGATGAAGAGATGCCTTTAGAGGGAGAGGTTATGGATGTCTCTCATTCAAAGACCCTTGAACTCCAGACAGTTGAAGACGTCATGGAGGACAGCTATCTTAAATATTCAATGAGCGTCATTGTCGAGCGCGCTCTACCTGATGTCCGTGACGGACTCAAGCCGGTTCACCGTCGAATACTCTACTCAATGGAGCGCAATGGCTGGCGTCCTGGTACAAAGTACGTTAAAAGCGCACGTATCACGGGTGATGTCATGGGTAAGTACCACCCGCATGGTGATGTAGCTATCTATGATGCCATGGCAAGATTAGCTCAAGACTTTTCAACTCGTTACATGTTAGTGGATGGTCAAGGTAACTTCGGTACCATGGATGGTGACCCGCCAGCTGCCCAACGTTACACCGAGGCCCGCATGGCTAAGGTAGGTGAGTCGCTACTAACCGATCTGGATAAAGAGACGGTACCCTTTAGGGACAACTACGACGGTTCAGAACAGGAACCAGTTGTTTTGCCGGCGAAAGTACCGAACCTACTTCTAAACGGTCAGATAGGTATCGCCGTTGGTATGGCAACCAACATCCCTCCACACAACCTTAATGAGGTAGCTGATGCAGTCATTGAACTGATCGATAAGCCCGAAGCGACCATTGAGGACCTACTCAAACACATTAAGGGTCCCGACTTTCCGACAGGAGCTATCGTTTATGGCGGTCAGTCTATGCAACAGGCTTATGCGACTGGAAAGGGGAGTGTGGTTATCAGGGCCGTTGCTGAGATCGAGGAGACTAATAAGGGACGTCATCGAATTGTTGTCACAGAGGTGCCGTACGCAGTTAACAAGGCTAATCTGGTCGAACGTATCGGCGAACTAGCTCGAGAGAAGAAGATCAATGGCATCTCCGATCTCCGTGACGAGACTGCAAGAGGCAAGGTCCGGATTGTCATTGAGCTTAAGAAAGACACATACCCGAAGAAGATTCTTAACCAACTCTTCAAGCTAACCGCCCTCCAGACAGCCTTTCATTACAACATGCTGGCTCTTATCGATGGTATCCAGCCACGTGTCTTAGGCCTTGAGGAGATCCTTAGGGAATATCTTAAGCATCGACAGATAGTTGTTCGTCGCCGAACAGAGTATGAACTTCGTAAAGCCAAAGAGCGTGCTCATATTCTAGAGGGTCTCAAGATTGCGCTTGATCATATAGACGAGGTCATCAGCACAATCCGCTCCAGCCAGACGACTGAAGAAGCCCACGATAACTTGATGAAGAAGTTCAAGTTGAGCGACCTCCAGGCTGAAGCTATTCTTCAGATGCAGCTTCGACGCCTAGCTGGTCTTGAGCGCAAGAAGATCGAAGATGAACTCGAAGAACTCCGCAAATTGATCGCTAAACTTGAATCTATCCTGGCCGATGAGAAGAAGGTTCTTGCCGTTGTTCGCAAGGAGCTCGAGGAGGTCAAAGAACAGTATGGAGACGAACGCCGGACGAAGGTAATCTCTCAAGAACTCGATAAGTTTACTGATGAAGAGTTGATCCCTGACGAGCAGGTGGCTGTTGTTCTTACGTCTGGCAACTACATCAAGCGGACTCTGCTAACTGAGTATCGCCAGCAACACAGAGGTGGTAAAGGCAAACGCGGTATAACCACCAAGGAAGAAGACGTCATTGATCAGTTAATCTTGGCGACCACTCACGACTGGCTGCTCTTCTTTACCAATAAAGGGCGTGTCTTCAGACTTAAAGCGTATGAAGTACCACCAGCCAGCCTAACTGCAAAGGGTATCGCTGTTGTTAACCTCTTACAGCTACAGCCGGATGAGACGGTCAGCTCTATCGTCCGAGTCCCGAACGGCACCAGTCAATCCGAGGGCTACCTACTTATGGCCACAACTCACGGTGTAGTCAAAAAGACGTCACTGTCAGATTACAATAACATTAGAACGACTGGCCTTATTGCTATTAAGCTCGATGACAAAGATGAGTTGAAGTGGAGCCATCTCAGTACGGGCAACGATGAGATCATCATTTCGACCGCTTTCGGTCAGGCTATTCGCTTTAGTGAAAAGGATATCCGACCGATGGGTCGTGCTGCCAGGGGCGTCAGAGGTATTCGCCTGCGACCAAACGATAGAGTAGTCGGTATGGATATTGTCGATGAGAAGCGAAAAGTACTTGTCTTAAGCGTCCATGGTTATGGTAAACTAACGAAAGTAGTTCACTTCCCAACTCATAAGAGAGGAGGCATCGGAATCAAGGCTGCTGTTGTAAATAGTAAGACAGGAGAATTGGTAACCGTACGCTCTCTGCCACCTGAATCAACGGAGGTGATAATCATCTCCAGCCAAGGTCAAACCATCAGACTAGCCCTTAAAGACGTCTCGCTACTGGGTCGAGCTACCCAGGGTGTACGACTGATGAGGCTTGATGACAAAGACGCCGTTGCTTCATTCGGGATCCTGAGTGCTAATGATGTCGGTACAGATGACGAACTTGAATTGGATAAGAAGAGTGAAAAGGAATAG
- a CDS encoding divergent PAP2 family protein, whose protein sequence is MHFPEYLVAPLLGWIAAQGMKYGIDHRHVIGLKNNLRYMYRAGGMPSTHSAIVASVVTVVGFTSGVNSAIFGVSALFAAIVIYDAMNVRYSVGVQGELLKKIIEHDKELRKEADSLYVVHGHTLTQTAAGVLVGFVVGLIVYLVH, encoded by the coding sequence ATGCATTTCCCTGAGTATCTAGTTGCTCCGCTGTTAGGGTGGATAGCCGCTCAGGGGATGAAGTACGGTATCGATCACCGTCATGTCATAGGCCTCAAAAACAACCTGAGATATATGTACCGAGCTGGGGGTATGCCAAGTACTCACTCTGCTATCGTCGCCTCGGTGGTCACAGTCGTCGGTTTCACTAGCGGGGTTAACTCTGCCATCTTCGGTGTCAGTGCTCTCTTTGCGGCCATCGTTATCTATGACGCTATGAATGTCCGCTACAGCGTCGGAGTCCAGGGGGAGCTTCTCAAGAAGATAATCGAGCACGATAAAGAGCTTCGTAAAGAAGCCGACTCTCTCTATGTCGTCCACGGTCATACGCTTACGCAGACTGCTGCCGGTGTTCTTGTGGGTTTTGTGGTCGGTCTCATTGTCTACTTGGTGCATTAA
- a CDS encoding ROK family protein, with translation MVIAVDTGGTKTLVALFSDTGEIIKSEKIPTNPDLDTFLSELTSFIEEKFWSDKVKQIVMAVPGVVNLETQEVFRFGNLPWENVPFGHLMSQKFNVPITIENDAKVAAFSEARLLESAAPLVLYLTIGTGIGTGLVFKGEPDLALNRSEAGKLILWHDGSYQAWEDIASGRAILRDYKKYAHDIHEDATWKEIAHKLSLGLLAIIPTFYPDVIIFGGSIGAYFESYSRYVSEEVSSHLAPIVKMPRLLKAHHPEEAVIYGCYEIATNNPHPHSHSS, from the coding sequence ATGGTGATTGCTGTCGATACCGGAGGGACTAAGACTCTGGTCGCTCTCTTTAGCGACACGGGTGAGATTATCAAGTCCGAAAAAATTCCGACCAATCCCGACCTCGATACTTTCCTGAGCGAGCTAACATCATTCATCGAAGAGAAGTTTTGGAGTGACAAGGTTAAGCAGATTGTCATGGCCGTACCAGGGGTAGTTAATCTTGAGACCCAGGAAGTCTTTCGGTTTGGCAACCTCCCCTGGGAGAACGTGCCGTTCGGCCATCTTATGAGCCAGAAGTTTAACGTGCCGATTACCATTGAAAATGATGCTAAGGTGGCCGCTTTCTCAGAGGCACGACTACTTGAATCAGCGGCTCCACTTGTGCTCTACCTCACAATTGGTACTGGTATTGGTACCGGTCTTGTCTTCAAAGGCGAACCGGATCTCGCCCTTAACAGAAGTGAGGCTGGCAAGCTGATACTCTGGCACGATGGAAGTTATCAGGCATGGGAGGATATCGCTTCGGGTCGCGCTATCCTACGTGACTATAAGAAGTATGCTCATGACATCCACGAAGACGCTACCTGGAAAGAGATTGCCCACAAGCTATCTCTTGGTCTGCTGGCCATCATACCCACTTTTTACCCTGACGTTATCATCTTCGGTGGTAGCATCGGTGCATACTTCGAAAGCTATAGTCGTTATGTATCCGAGGAGGTGTCGTCTCACTTGGCCCCAATTGTTAAGATGCCACGGTTGTTAAAAGCTCATCATCCTGAAGAGGCAGTAATCTACGGTTGTTATGAAATTGCTACAAATAACCCCCACCCTCATTCACATTCAAGCTGA
- a CDS encoding S1 RNA-binding domain-containing protein, with translation MDDLLQEETAPKFVPGEVTEGTILTVRKHEIWVDLGVNGVGMIPRREIGLARDIKEGEKIAVSIIDPEFEDGYALLSLRKAVKDRGWDEIVRICEAGETIEVSAYDANRGGLLIELEGIRGFLPVSQLSAEHYPRVAGADKDEILQRLHSLVNKPLKVRVLDANRKENKLIFSEKEAIREDMKERFEQLKVGDEVEGTVTGVVDFGAFVNVDGIEGLVHISEISWERVNNPSDYVKIGEKIKAKIIAIDKDRLSLSIKQLQEDPWLKEVDNFKKGESVEGTVTRITPFGAFIQLSPAVEALVHVTELGEGGSNGVDPEKIFKLNEKKQFVILEIDKENRKISLGLKKK, from the coding sequence ATGGATGACTTACTTCAGGAGGAGACAGCTCCGAAGTTTGTCCCTGGTGAGGTCACCGAAGGTACCATCTTAACGGTACGCAAGCACGAGATCTGGGTAGATCTCGGGGTGAACGGAGTGGGAATGATCCCTCGTCGGGAGATCGGCCTGGCACGGGACATCAAGGAAGGCGAGAAGATCGCCGTTAGCATCATCGATCCTGAGTTTGAGGATGGCTACGCCCTCCTCAGTCTTCGCAAGGCAGTTAAGGATCGGGGTTGGGATGAGATTGTCCGCATCTGTGAAGCGGGAGAGACGATCGAGGTATCGGCCTATGATGCCAACAGAGGTGGTCTCTTGATAGAACTCGAAGGTATTCGCGGCTTTCTGCCAGTCAGTCAGCTCTCTGCCGAGCACTACCCCCGGGTAGCCGGTGCCGACAAGGATGAGATCCTGCAGCGCCTGCACTCTCTGGTTAACAAGCCACTTAAGGTTCGTGTCCTCGACGCCAACCGCAAGGAGAACAAGCTTATCTTCTCAGAGAAGGAGGCTATCCGTGAGGACATGAAAGAGCGCTTCGAGCAACTCAAGGTTGGTGACGAAGTTGAGGGAACGGTAACTGGGGTCGTTGACTTCGGTGCCTTCGTCAACGTCGACGGCATAGAAGGATTGGTCCATATCTCTGAGATCTCTTGGGAGCGAGTCAACAACCCATCAGACTACGTCAAGATAGGCGAGAAGATTAAGGCTAAGATTATCGCTATCGATAAGGATCGACTTTCATTGTCGATCAAACAACTCCAAGAAGATCCCTGGCTGAAAGAGGTTGATAACTTCAAGAAAGGCGAGTCTGTCGAAGGGACTGTCACCCGGATTACGCCGTTCGGTGCCTTTATCCAGCTGAGCCCGGCCGTCGAAGCTCTCGTGCATGTTACCGAGCTTGGAGAAGGTGGCAGTAACGGTGTTGATCCAGAGAAGATCTTCAAGCTGAACGAGAAGAAGCAGTTTGTGATCTTAGAGATTGACAAAGAGAACCGCAAGATATCGCTTGGCTTAAAGAAGAAATAG
- the infB gene encoding translation initiation factor IF-2 encodes MAQKIVVISATITVGELAAQLDIPVTRLIGELFKNGIAATVNQKIDFDTAQIIVDELGLEDIELQEKDETVPEAIESRKERTLSDKAVTRPPIVAVMGHVDHGKTSLLDAILDTKVASGESGGITQHISAYQATHKDRVVTFLDTPGHEAFSALRQHGAALTDVALIVVAADDGVKPQTIEAIKFARQANAHIVVAINKIDKPGADVNRVKQELSEQQLMPEEWGGDTVMVEVSAKTKENIDKLLDMVLLVADIDELKAEVDVPAEGLVIESHMELGRGPVASLLVEHGHLSPGQYVVAGKVYGKIRTLGDYRGDAIKDAGPSTPVVITGFKEMPGFGDHFSAVKSEKDAKFQAETAQRAGSGNSANMNVTSAQLLQMISKKAEVSFLNVVLKADVQGSLTSLVDSLQMVNTKEVEVRVIGSGVGNISENDVRLASGSEAVIYGFNIEVSSNIKRLAAREGVSIRVFKVIYELLDDVKEVMTALLAPKVVETEVGSLIVRGVFRSTKDTIICGGEVTKGKAEPGVLGRVLRDKEQIAEVDVVSVQRQMQEAKEVFEGEMCGLQLKTHGKLLIQEGDRIEFFKREMQTRTL; translated from the coding sequence ATGGCACAGAAAATCGTCGTTATTTCTGCAACGATCACTGTCGGCGAGCTTGCCGCACAGCTCGATATCCCTGTTACTCGTCTAATTGGCGAGCTCTTTAAGAACGGTATTGCGGCTACTGTTAACCAAAAGATCGACTTCGATACGGCTCAGATTATAGTGGATGAGCTTGGTCTTGAGGACATTGAGCTTCAGGAGAAGGACGAGACGGTTCCAGAGGCTATAGAAAGCCGCAAAGAGCGTACCTTGAGCGATAAGGCGGTTACGCGGCCACCTATCGTCGCTGTTATGGGCCACGTTGACCACGGCAAGACGTCTCTTCTTGACGCCATCTTAGATACTAAGGTAGCCAGCGGAGAGTCAGGTGGAATTACACAGCATATCTCGGCCTACCAGGCGACTCATAAGGACAGGGTGGTTACATTCCTTGATACGCCTGGTCACGAGGCTTTCAGTGCTCTCAGACAGCATGGAGCGGCTCTAACAGATGTCGCCTTGATAGTGGTAGCTGCTGATGACGGAGTAAAGCCCCAAACCATCGAGGCTATTAAATTTGCGAGACAGGCCAATGCTCATATCGTCGTGGCTATTAATAAGATAGATAAACCTGGGGCTGATGTGAACCGGGTCAAACAAGAACTCTCTGAGCAGCAGTTAATGCCAGAGGAGTGGGGCGGCGACACTGTCATGGTGGAGGTGTCAGCTAAGACCAAGGAGAACATTGATAAGCTTCTCGATATGGTTCTGCTGGTTGCTGACATTGATGAACTAAAAGCTGAAGTTGATGTTCCAGCCGAAGGGCTAGTTATTGAATCGCATATGGAACTGGGGCGTGGCCCGGTGGCCTCTCTCTTGGTCGAGCACGGGCATCTGAGCCCTGGTCAGTATGTAGTGGCCGGTAAGGTCTATGGTAAGATACGAACCCTCGGTGACTATAGAGGTGATGCTATTAAAGATGCTGGCCCTTCTACCCCTGTCGTTATAACTGGCTTTAAGGAGATGCCTGGTTTTGGTGACCACTTCTCAGCCGTTAAGAGCGAAAAAGATGCCAAGTTTCAGGCTGAGACCGCTCAACGAGCAGGCAGCGGTAATAGCGCTAATATGAATGTGACCAGTGCTCAGTTACTACAGATGATCAGTAAGAAAGCAGAGGTCAGCTTCCTAAACGTCGTACTCAAGGCAGATGTCCAGGGTTCTTTAACCTCGCTAGTTGATAGCCTCCAGATGGTTAACACAAAAGAGGTTGAAGTCAGGGTAATCGGCTCAGGAGTTGGTAATATCTCTGAGAACGATGTCCGACTGGCTTCAGGCAGTGAAGCTGTCATCTACGGCTTTAATATAGAAGTCTCTAGCAATATCAAGCGTTTGGCGGCCAGAGAGGGTGTCTCAATCAGGGTCTTTAAAGTTATCTATGAGCTACTCGATGACGTTAAGGAAGTTATGACGGCTCTCCTGGCGCCAAAGGTCGTCGAAACAGAGGTGGGTAGTCTTATTGTGAGAGGGGTCTTTCGCAGCACCAAAGATACTATTATATGCGGCGGAGAAGTTACCAAGGGCAAAGCAGAACCTGGCGTTTTGGGTAGAGTCCTGCGTGATAAAGAGCAGATTGCCGAAGTAGATGTCGTTAGTGTCCAACGACAGATGCAAGAAGCCAAAGAGGTCTTTGAAGGCGAGATGTGCGGTCTGCAGCTTAAGACACACGGCAAGCTGCTTATTCAAGAAGGGGATCGTATCGAGTTCTTCAAGCGTGAGATGCAGACTCGGACCCTGTAA
- a CDS encoding DUF5663 domain-containing protein — MIQLDEKWLSQQGITGLSTDDAQSLLQHLYSELELRVGMRLSENLTDAQLAEFEEITNRGDEEAAFTWLETNCPDYKEVVQQELEKLATELRANKDKILGAAPAE; from the coding sequence ATGATACAACTCGACGAGAAATGGCTTAGCCAGCAAGGTATTACCGGACTGAGCACTGATGACGCCCAATCACTGCTCCAGCACCTCTACAGTGAGCTTGAACTTCGCGTAGGCATGCGCCTCTCAGAGAACCTGACTGACGCCCAGCTCGCAGAATTTGAAGAGATCACCAACCGAGGTGACGAGGAAGCTGCCTTTACTTGGCTGGAGACTAACTGCCCAGATTACAAGGAAGTTGTCCAGCAAGAGCTTGAGAAACTGGCCACCGAACTTCGCGCAAACAAAGATAAGATCCTTGGCGCTGCTCCTGCCGAGTAG
- the fmt gene encoding methionyl-tRNA formyltransferase, with translation MVSSPSSNPKISTPLVYFGTDELSPIILSQLIEGSWNIKAVVTKPDAPKGRTLEMSEPAVKQIAKAHNIKVFQPEKLRDIEPELKDLQAPIGVLVAYGKIIPESILNLFPYGIINVHPSLLPKYRGSSPIEQALLHGDSETGVTIIRLIKEMDAGPIYATEKFKLSDEDTQQNVYPRIGKVGGELLIKTLPRILSGELEPSEQDEKSVSLAPLINKQDSHIDWANETADEIARKVRAFNRWPQSRATITLPEDQSLDVVITLAKTHKGTATRNSSPGRVSYSDKRLLIEAKDGFVEILSLKVPGKKEISGQEFAAGYIPKV, from the coding sequence ATGGTAAGCTCGCCAAGCTCGAACCCAAAGATATCAACGCCGCTCGTCTATTTCGGGACTGACGAATTAAGCCCGATAATTCTCAGTCAGCTGATCGAAGGCAGCTGGAATATTAAGGCTGTTGTCACCAAACCGGATGCCCCCAAGGGACGTACCCTCGAGATGTCTGAACCGGCGGTTAAGCAAATCGCAAAAGCCCACAACATTAAGGTTTTTCAGCCCGAAAAGCTACGTGACATCGAACCAGAACTAAAGGATCTACAAGCTCCAATCGGAGTTCTGGTCGCGTACGGAAAGATAATCCCTGAGTCTATTCTCAACCTCTTTCCGTATGGCATCATCAATGTTCACCCCTCCCTACTCCCCAAGTACAGAGGATCAAGCCCGATCGAACAGGCACTTCTGCACGGAGATTCAGAAACGGGTGTCACCATCATTCGGCTCATAAAAGAGATGGATGCCGGGCCAATCTACGCGACTGAGAAGTTCAAGTTGAGTGATGAAGACACCCAGCAGAACGTCTACCCGAGAATCGGCAAAGTCGGTGGCGAACTGCTCATCAAGACACTGCCGCGTATTCTGAGTGGCGAACTAGAGCCGTCTGAGCAAGATGAGAAAAGTGTCTCGTTAGCCCCGCTTATCAACAAACAGGATAGCCACATCGATTGGGCTAACGAGACAGCTGATGAGATTGCTCGAAAGGTACGTGCTTTCAACCGATGGCCACAATCCCGAGCCACCATCACTCTTCCCGAAGACCAATCTTTAGATGTAGTCATCACTTTAGCGAAGACACATAAGGGGACGGCTACGAGGAACTCATCTCCTGGCAGAGTTAGCTACTCAGATAAGCGCTTGCTTATCGAAGCTAAAGACGGTTTCGTTGAGATCCTTTCACTTAAGGTTCCGGGCAAGAAAGAGATTAGTGGGCAAGAGTTCGCAGCCGGCTACATTCCTAAAGTATGA
- the def gene encoding peptide deformylase, which produces MKTRHHIIALPNPHLRKSSKTIEKVTPTIKKLIADMESATLDWEDSRPHEVGVALAAVQIDELERVVIIRNDFDNKKDRTFSILINPKIVKAWGNITYDYEGCLSVKDIYGFVPRYNKVKVKAMSVKGTEVSLTAEGFLARILQHEIDHTNGIMFIDYIKDKDAFYRLNEDGKLAKLEPKDINAARLFRD; this is translated from the coding sequence ATGAAAACCCGTCACCACATCATTGCATTACCTAATCCGCATCTCCGCAAGTCTTCGAAAACGATCGAAAAGGTCACGCCCACGATTAAGAAACTGATCGCCGATATGGAATCGGCCACGCTTGATTGGGAAGATAGCCGACCTCATGAAGTTGGCGTTGCCTTGGCGGCCGTGCAGATCGACGAACTTGAGCGAGTTGTCATTATCCGAAATGACTTCGACAACAAGAAGGACCGCACCTTCTCAATACTTATCAACCCGAAAATCGTTAAGGCTTGGGGTAACATCACCTACGACTACGAAGGTTGCCTCAGCGTCAAAGACATTTACGGTTTCGTGCCGAGATATAACAAGGTTAAAGTGAAAGCTATGTCAGTCAAAGGTACTGAAGTAAGTCTGACTGCTGAAGGGTTTCTGGCTAGGATCTTGCAGCACGAGATCGACCACACTAACGGTATTATGTTTATAGACTACATTAAAGATAAGGATGCCTTTTACAGGTTGAATGAAGATGGTAAGCTCGCCAAGCTCGAACCCAAAGATATCAACGCCGCTCGTCTATTTCGGGACTGA